A region from the Jaculus jaculus isolate mJacJac1 chromosome 18, mJacJac1.mat.Y.cur, whole genome shotgun sequence genome encodes:
- the Itgb1bp1 gene encoding integrin beta-1-binding protein 1, protein MFRKGKKRHSSSSSQSSEISTKSKSVDSSLGGLSRSSTVASLDTDSTKSSGQSNNNLDTCAEFRIKYVGAIEKLKLSEGKSLEGPLDLINYIDVAQQDGKLPFVPLEEEFIMGVSKYGIKVSTSAQYDVLHRHALYLIIRMVCYDDGLGAGKSLLALKTTDASNEEFSLWVYQCNSLEQAQAICKVLSTAFDSVLTSEKS, encoded by the exons ATGTTTCGGAAAGGCAAGAAGCGacacagcagtagcagttccCAGAGCAGTGAGATCAGCACAAAGAGCAAG tctgtGGATTCTAGCCTTGGGGGTCTTTCCAGGTCCAGCACTGTCGCCAGTCTTGATACAGACTCCACCAAAAGCTCAG gACAAAGCAACAATAATTTAGATACCTGTGCAGAGTTCCGAATAAAGTATGTTGGTGCCATTGAGAAACTGAAACTGTCTGAGGGAAAAAGTCTTGAAGGACCACTAGACCTGATAAATTATATAGATGTTGCCCAG CAAGATGGGAAGTTGCCTTTTGTTCCCCTGGAGGAAGAATTTATTATGGGAGTTTCCAAGTATGGCATAAAAGTCTCCACATCAGCTCAGTAT GACGTTTTGCACAGGCATGCCCTGTATTTAATCATCCGCATGGTGTGTTATGACGACGGCCTGGGCGCTGGTAAAAGCTTGCTGGCTCTGAAGACCACAGATGCGAGCAACGAAGAGTTCAGCCTGTGGGTTTACCAGTGTAACAGCCTG GAACAAGCCCAAGCAATCTGCAAAGTCTTATCCACGGCGTTTGACTCCGTACTGACCTCTGAGAAGTCCTAA